From Chlamydiifrater volucris, one genomic window encodes:
- a CDS encoding ParB/RepB/Spo0J family partition protein has translation MDKDFEDRVVEVSIESIRVSPFQPRKHFSEEELGELAQSLRSVGLIQPPVVREIKSGGKVLYYELIAGERRWRASALAGFTTIPVLVRASKDQVAAEATLIENLQRVNLNPMEMAEAFKKLIDVFGLTQDQVAKKVGKKRSTVANYLRLLTLGDCIKQYIREGSLSLGHAKVVLMLEDLPLRKELVQAIVKEGLAVREAEILAKKMLKSGESARVSAFVGEDIVLRNIPEEQITSATEKLSSVFSSKVTVRSKGGRGVISIHFENEKQFTELETLLSKVSS, from the coding sequence GGTATCGATTGAATCTATTCGCGTAAGTCCATTTCAACCAAGGAAGCACTTTTCGGAGGAAGAGCTGGGAGAATTGGCTCAGTCTCTTCGCTCCGTTGGTCTTATTCAACCCCCGGTTGTTAGGGAGATAAAGAGTGGGGGTAAGGTTTTATATTACGAACTTATTGCTGGGGAGCGTCGTTGGAGAGCTTCTGCATTGGCTGGATTTACGACTATTCCCGTATTGGTGCGGGCATCTAAGGACCAGGTTGCTGCAGAAGCTACTTTGATTGAAAATCTTCAGAGGGTTAATCTTAACCCGATGGAAATGGCAGAGGCTTTTAAAAAGCTGATAGATGTTTTTGGTTTGACTCAAGATCAGGTGGCCAAAAAGGTGGGGAAGAAACGTTCTACAGTTGCTAATTACTTACGGCTACTTACCTTGGGAGACTGTATAAAGCAGTACATTCGCGAAGGCAGTCTATCATTAGGGCATGCTAAGGTTGTCCTGATGTTGGAAGATCTTCCCCTTAGGAAAGAGCTGGTTCAGGCAATTGTGAAAGAAGGATTGGCAGTTAGGGAAGCTGAAATACTGGCTAAGAAGATGCTCAAGAGTGGAGAATCTGCGAGAGTTTCTGCTTTTGTTGGAGAGGATATTGTTTTACGTAATATTCCTGAAGAGCAGATAACTTCAGCGACCGAGAAGCTTTCGTCGGTGTTTTCTTCTAAAGTTACTGTTCGATCTAAGGGGGGTAGGGGGGTTATCTCTATTCACTTTGAAAATGAGAAGCAATTCACAGAGCTGGAGACGCTCCTATCGAAGGTATCTTCGTGA